The Pseudomonas berkeleyensis genome includes a region encoding these proteins:
- the mnmA gene encoding tRNA 2-thiouridine(34) synthase MnmA, producing MQAPSTQRVIVGMSGGVDSSVSALLLIEQGYQVEGLFMKNWDEDDGTEYCTAMDDLADAQAVCDRIGIKLHTANFAAEYWDNVFEHFLAEYKAGRTPNPDILCNREIKFKAFLDYALSLGADLIATGHYVRRRDIDGRTELLKGLDPNKDQSYFLHAVGGEQIAKTLFPVGELEKPQVRAIAEKYELVTAKKKDSTGICFIGERRFSDFLKQYLPAQPGDIETTDGQVIGRHHGLMYHTIGQRQGLGIGGLKDASDDPWYVLRKDLTRNVLIVGQGNEHPWLFSRALLASEIYWVNPVDLSSPRRLTAKVRYRQSDQSCTLEKTENGYRAVFDEPQRAVTPGQSVVFYDGEVCLGGGVIETAEAWYEDAR from the coding sequence ATGCAAGCACCTAGCACCCAACGCGTGATCGTCGGCATGTCCGGCGGCGTCGATTCATCCGTTTCCGCCCTGCTGTTGATCGAACAGGGTTATCAGGTCGAAGGCCTGTTCATGAAGAACTGGGACGAAGACGACGGCACCGAATACTGCACCGCCATGGATGACCTGGCCGACGCCCAGGCCGTATGCGACCGCATCGGCATCAAACTGCACACCGCCAACTTCGCCGCGGAGTACTGGGACAACGTGTTCGAGCACTTTCTGGCCGAATACAAGGCCGGACGCACGCCGAACCCGGACATCCTGTGCAACCGTGAGATCAAGTTCAAAGCCTTCCTCGACTACGCCCTGTCGCTCGGCGCCGACCTGATCGCCACCGGCCACTACGTGCGCCGCCGCGACATCGATGGCCGCACCGAACTGCTCAAGGGCCTGGATCCGAACAAGGATCAGAGCTACTTCCTGCACGCCGTGGGCGGTGAACAGATCGCCAAGACCCTGTTCCCGGTCGGTGAGCTGGAAAAGCCGCAGGTGCGCGCCATCGCCGAGAAATACGAACTGGTCACGGCGAAGAAGAAGGACTCCACCGGCATCTGCTTCATTGGCGAACGTCGCTTCAGCGACTTCCTCAAGCAGTACCTGCCGGCGCAGCCAGGCGATATCGAGACCACCGACGGGCAGGTCATCGGCCGTCACCATGGTCTGATGTACCACACCATCGGCCAGCGCCAGGGCCTCGGCATCGGCGGCTTAAAGGATGCCAGCGATGATCCCTGGTACGTGCTGCGCAAGGATCTGACGCGCAACGTGCTGATCGTCGGTCAAGGCAACGAACACCCATGGCTGTTCTCCCGCGCCCTGCTCGCCTCGGAAATCTACTGGGTCAACCCGGTGGATCTGAGCAGCCCACGCCGCCTGACGGCCAAGGTGCGCTATCGCCAAAGCGACCAGAGCTGCACCCTGGAAAAGACCGAGAACGGCTATCGCGCCGTATTCGATGAACCCCAACGCGCCGTAACCCCCGGCCAGTCCGTGGTGTTCTACGACGGCGAGGTATGCTTGGGTGGCGGCGTGATCGAAACCGCCGAAGCCTGGTACGAGGACGCCCGATGA
- a CDS encoding hydroxymethylglutaryl-CoA reductase, degradative, with amino-acid sequence MSIDSRLPNFRNLSPSKRLDYVQQLLGLPVEDFALLRDAGALPIEIADGMIENVVGTFELPYALASNFHINGRDVVIPLVVEEPSVVAAASFMAKLARQSGGFQTSSSAPLMRAQVQIIGVSDPCNARLSLLRSKEEIIALANSKDQLLNSLGGGCRDIEVHTFIDSPRGPMLVAHLIVDVRDAMGANTVNTMAEAVAPLMEQLTGGKVRLRILSNLADLRLARAQVRIAPEHLDTPEYKGAEVIEGVIDAYTFAAIDPYRAATHNKGIMNGIDPLVVATGNDWRAVEAGAHAYACRNGHYGSLTTWEKDSQGHLVGTIEMPMPLGLVGGATKTHPLAQLSLRILGVKSAQELGEIAVAVGLAQNLGALRALATEGIQRGHMALHARNVALSAGARGDEVDWLVKLMVEARDVRADRAEVLLREKRGQ; translated from the coding sequence ATGTCTATCGACTCCCGCCTGCCCAATTTCCGCAATCTGTCGCCCTCGAAACGTCTCGACTACGTTCAGCAATTGCTCGGTCTGCCTGTCGAGGACTTCGCTCTTCTACGTGATGCCGGTGCCCTGCCAATTGAAATCGCCGACGGCATGATCGAGAACGTGGTTGGCACGTTCGAGTTACCCTACGCACTGGCGAGCAACTTTCACATCAACGGCAGGGATGTAGTGATTCCGCTGGTGGTGGAGGAGCCTTCGGTGGTTGCCGCGGCTTCGTTCATGGCCAAGCTGGCCCGTCAATCCGGTGGTTTCCAGACTTCCAGCAGTGCGCCATTGATGCGTGCTCAGGTACAGATCATCGGTGTCAGCGATCCCTGCAATGCGCGGCTCAGCCTGTTGCGCAGCAAGGAAGAGATCATCGCCCTGGCCAACAGCAAGGATCAGTTGCTGAACAGCCTGGGTGGCGGTTGTCGCGATATCGAAGTGCACACCTTCATCGACAGCCCGCGAGGGCCGATGCTGGTGGCTCACCTGATCGTCGACGTGCGCGATGCCATGGGGGCGAATACGGTCAATACCATGGCGGAGGCGGTGGCGCCGTTGATGGAGCAGCTCACGGGAGGCAAGGTGCGTTTGCGCATTCTTTCCAACCTCGCCGATCTGCGCTTGGCTCGCGCCCAGGTGCGCATCGCGCCGGAGCATCTGGACACGCCAGAGTACAAAGGGGCAGAGGTCATCGAGGGGGTGATAGATGCCTATACCTTTGCGGCTATCGACCCTTACCGAGCTGCCACGCACAACAAGGGCATCATGAATGGCATCGATCCATTGGTGGTGGCCACCGGTAATGACTGGCGAGCGGTGGAAGCTGGCGCCCATGCCTATGCCTGTCGCAATGGTCACTACGGCTCCCTGACCACCTGGGAGAAGGACAGCCAAGGCCACCTGGTCGGCACGATTGAAATGCCCATGCCGCTGGGGTTGGTGGGGGGCGCTACCAAGACGCATCCCCTGGCGCAGTTGTCGCTGCGCATTCTTGGTGTGAAGAGCGCGCAGGAACTGGGCGAAATAGCGGTCGCCGTGGGCTTGGCGCAAAACCTCGGGGCTTTGCGTGCCCTGGCCACCGAAGGCATTCAGCGCGGCCACATGGCCTTGCATGCGCGCAATGTCGCCCTGTCGGCTGGCGCTCGTGGCGATGAGGTTGACTGGCTGGTCAAGCTGATGGTCGAGGCGCGAGATGTACGTGCTGACCGCGCGGAGGTTCTGCTGCGCGAGAAGCGTGGGCAATGA
- a CDS encoding DUF7931 domain-containing protein, with protein MDKQNAPVEPIDTPKSSELAAIEFESPGRFAVHNPEPITPDVAQWEPAPFILGQHERLERFSQPQQARAHVLALIQQAQRNLCLYSDDLEPWLYHHSSVQQACTRFLLSSPRARLRILLRDPTRAVKEGHRLLSLSRRLSSNLHIRKLNPDYTNEELAYLIADDRGLFLRPEPDQQAGYALYDDPARVRQRRAQFDQAWDTSITDPDLRSFLL; from the coding sequence ATGGACAAACAAAACGCCCCGGTCGAACCGATCGATACGCCAAAGTCCAGCGAGCTGGCGGCCATCGAATTCGAGTCGCCGGGGCGTTTTGCCGTGCACAACCCCGAACCCATCACGCCGGATGTGGCGCAATGGGAGCCAGCACCCTTCATCCTCGGCCAGCACGAGCGCCTGGAGCGGTTCAGCCAACCCCAGCAAGCCCGCGCCCACGTCCTCGCCCTGATCCAGCAGGCGCAGCGCAACCTGTGCCTGTACAGCGATGACCTTGAGCCCTGGCTCTATCACCACAGCAGCGTGCAACAGGCCTGCACCCGATTCCTGCTGAGCAGCCCACGGGCACGCCTGCGCATCCTGCTGCGTGACCCGACCCGCGCCGTGAAGGAGGGCCATCGCCTGCTGAGCCTGTCACGCCGGTTGTCCTCCAACCTGCATATCCGCAAACTCAACCCGGACTACACCAACGAGGAACTGGCCTACCTGATCGCCGATGACAGAGGCCTGTTCTTGCGGCCGGAGCCCGATCAGCAGGCTGGCTACGCCCTGTATGACGATCCGGCGCGGGTGCGCCAACGCCGGGCACAGTTCGACCAGGCCTGGGACACCAGCATCACCGATCCTGATCTGCGGAGTTTTCTGCTATGA
- a CDS encoding DMT family transporter, whose product MSAPSRSVKPLQGALLLAISALLFAFTGVGIREISASVNNESVVFFRNLVGVLFFLPLLLVRGIRPLRTTRLKSHLWRTTYGLAAMYCFFYAIAHLPLADAMLFTYSAPIFTPLIAHFWLKEPLTRRMLITSLIGLCGVLMVAKPSAALFEGAALIGLAASLLAAFAFVSIREMSDSEPATRIVFYFSLFSALFSAIPLTWSWQPLDATQLGWLLGIGLLATASQIIMSRAYGLAPPGLIGPIAYLAIVFAGIIAWLLWGETPDTLSLLGAALIFAASLLSVARRSA is encoded by the coding sequence ATGAGCGCCCCCAGCCGCAGCGTCAAACCGCTGCAGGGCGCTCTCCTGCTGGCCATATCCGCTTTGTTGTTTGCCTTCACCGGAGTTGGCATCCGCGAGATATCCGCCAGCGTCAATAACGAGTCGGTGGTGTTTTTCCGCAACCTGGTCGGCGTACTGTTCTTCCTGCCTCTTCTGCTGGTGCGCGGCATACGCCCACTGCGCACCACACGCCTCAAATCCCATCTCTGGCGCACCACCTACGGCCTGGCGGCGATGTACTGTTTTTTCTACGCCATCGCCCATCTGCCATTGGCAGACGCCATGCTGTTCACCTATTCGGCGCCGATCTTTACCCCATTGATCGCCCACTTCTGGCTCAAGGAACCGCTGACACGCCGCATGCTGATCACCAGCCTGATCGGCCTGTGTGGCGTGTTAATGGTGGCCAAGCCCAGCGCTGCCCTGTTCGAAGGCGCCGCACTGATTGGCCTGGCCGCCAGCCTGCTGGCGGCATTCGCCTTCGTCTCGATCCGCGAGATGAGCGACAGCGAACCGGCCACGCGCATCGTTTTCTATTTCTCGTTGTTCAGTGCATTGTTCTCGGCCATCCCGCTGACCTGGAGCTGGCAGCCCCTGGACGCCACCCAGCTTGGCTGGTTGCTCGGCATTGGCCTGCTGGCCACCGCCAGCCAGATCATCATGTCGCGTGCCTACGGCCTGGCGCCGCCAGGCCTGATCGGCCCCATCGCCTATCTGGCGATCGTCTTCGCCGGCATCATCGCCTGGCTGCTCTGGGGCGAGACGCCAGACACGCTGTCGCTGCTCGGCGCTGCGCTGATCTTCGCCGCCAGTCTGTTATCGGTCGCCAGACGTAGCGCATAG
- the hflD gene encoding high frequency lysogenization protein HflD, with protein MSPLQEQLVALGAVFEAAVLADKIARTGLVSEASMSCMLGSLLVRDPKSTLDVYGGDDLNLRDGYRALISSLERNPSALQREPLRYSLAMIGLERQLDKRGDMLETMGNRLDQIQQQVEHFGLVHDNVIAACGGLYQDTISTFRQRIQVQGDMRFLQQPSNAAKIRALLLAGIRSARLWRQLGGHRWQLVFSRGKLLKELYELTRA; from the coding sequence ATGAGCCCGCTTCAGGAACAACTGGTCGCGCTCGGCGCCGTATTCGAAGCTGCAGTACTGGCCGACAAGATCGCCCGTACCGGCCTGGTCAGCGAAGCCTCGATGAGCTGCATGCTCGGCAGCCTGCTGGTACGCGACCCGAAGAGCACACTGGATGTCTACGGCGGTGACGACCTCAACCTGCGCGATGGCTACCGCGCACTGATCAGCTCGCTGGAGCGCAATCCGTCGGCCTTGCAGCGCGAACCTCTGCGCTACTCCCTGGCGATGATCGGCCTGGAGCGCCAACTGGACAAGCGCGGCGACATGCTCGAGACCATGGGCAATCGCCTGGATCAGATCCAGCAACAGGTCGAGCACTTCGGCCTGGTGCACGACAACGTCATCGCCGCCTGTGGCGGCCTGTACCAGGACACCATCAGCACCTTCCGCCAGCGCATTCAGGTACAAGGCGACATGCGCTTCCTGCAGCAGCCCAGCAACGCCGCAAAAATTCGCGCACTCCTGCTGGCCGGCATTCGCTCGGCACGCCTGTGGCGGCAACTGGGTGGCCATCGCTGGCAACTGGTATTCAGTCGCGGCAAGCTGCTCAAAGAACTCTACGAACTGACGCGCGCCTGA
- a CDS encoding GNAT family N-acetyltransferase — MSEITVRVADWHRDNAELRRIRDSVFVAEQSVPPELEWDAEDTDAVHFLAEEGDYPVGTARLLPDGHIGRVSVLKDWRGLKVGEKLMQAVIAEAEKRGLHQQMLTAQVHATPFYERLGFRIVSDEYLDAGIPHVDMVRTSQ; from the coding sequence ATGAGTGAGATCACTGTCCGTGTCGCGGACTGGCATAGGGACAATGCTGAGCTTCGTCGTATCCGCGACAGCGTTTTCGTCGCCGAGCAATCGGTACCGCCGGAACTGGAGTGGGACGCCGAAGATACCGACGCCGTGCATTTTCTCGCCGAAGAAGGCGACTATCCGGTAGGTACCGCGCGCCTGTTGCCCGACGGCCATATCGGCCGCGTGTCGGTGCTCAAGGACTGGCGCGGCCTGAAAGTGGGCGAGAAACTGATGCAGGCCGTGATCGCCGAAGCGGAAAAGCGCGGCCTGCATCAGCAAATGCTCACCGCCCAGGTGCACGCCACGCCGTTCTATGAAAGGCTAGGCTTCAGGATTGTCAGCGACGAGTACCTCGACGCCGGCATTCCCCATGTGGATATGGTGCGCACCAGCCAGTAG
- a CDS encoding secretin N-terminal domain-containing protein translates to MTLRTLLAALLLGLCLPLHAATEVIPLNYRTADDVLGVVQSMLGNEGKVSAYGNQLIVNASPAKIGEVRVLLQQLDTRPRRLLITVESADSNYQNDRGYRVDGSLSAGNAEAQVGRGEVNGRDQVRIIRRSTDSRGGGTQQVQATEGYPALIQVGQSVPLTTTSTGPYGQVYQDTQYRDVTRGFYVTASLSGELVHVSISSQRDRMNDHHPGVIDVQSTDTRVSGRLGEWITLGGVSEETSSSGRDVLRRHTTQGREDMSLRLKVEALD, encoded by the coding sequence ATGACCCTGCGCACGCTGCTTGCCGCCCTGCTTCTCGGCCTGTGCCTGCCACTGCACGCCGCCACCGAAGTGATTCCGCTGAACTATCGCACCGCCGATGATGTGCTCGGTGTGGTGCAATCGATGCTCGGCAATGAGGGCAAGGTCAGCGCTTACGGCAACCAACTGATCGTCAATGCCTCGCCCGCCAAGATCGGCGAAGTTCGGGTACTGCTGCAACAACTCGACACCCGCCCTCGTCGCCTGCTGATCACCGTGGAAAGCGCCGACAGCAACTACCAGAACGATCGCGGCTATCGCGTCGACGGTTCCCTCAGCGCCGGCAATGCGGAGGCGCAGGTCGGCCGTGGCGAAGTCAACGGTCGCGACCAAGTGCGCATCATCCGCCGCAGTACCGACAGCCGTGGTGGCGGCACCCAGCAGGTACAGGCCACCGAAGGCTATCCGGCGCTGATTCAGGTCGGCCAGAGCGTGCCGCTGACCACCACCAGCACCGGCCCCTACGGCCAGGTCTACCAGGACACCCAATACCGCGATGTGACCCGCGGCTTCTACGTGACGGCCAGCCTTTCCGGCGAGCTGGTGCATGTTTCCATCAGCAGTCAGCGCGACCGGATGAATGACCATCACCCTGGCGTCATCGACGTGCAAAGCACCGATACGCGCGTCAGCGGTCGGCTTGGCGAATGGATCACCCTGGGCGGCGTCAGCGAGGAAACCAGCTCCAGCGGCCGAGATGTGCTGCGTCGACACACGACTCAGGGGCGCGAGGACATGTCGCTGCGCCTGAAGGTCGAAGCGCTCGACTGA
- the purB gene encoding adenylosuccinate lyase, whose product MQLSSLTAVSPVDGRYAGKTSALRPIFSEYGLIRSRVLVEVRWLQRLAAHEGVPEVAPFSAEANAVLNELAENFAVEHAERVKEIERTTNHDVKAVEYLLKEQAAKLPELDKVSEFIHFACTSEDINNLSHALMLREGRDSVLLPLMKQIANSIRELAVKFADVPMLSRTHGQPASPTTLGKELANVVYRLERQIAQVAAVPLLGKINGAVGNYNAHLSAYPSIDWEANARQFIEGDLGLTWNPYTTQIEPHDYIAELFDAIARFNTILIDFDRDVWGYISLGYFKQKTVAGEIGSSTMPHKVNPIDFENSEGNLGIANAIFQHLASKLPISRWQRDLTDSTVLRNLGVGFAHSVIAYEASLKGISKLELNVQRIAEDLDACWEVLAEPIQTVMRRYAIENPYEKLKELTRGKGISAEALQTFIDGLDMPAAAKKELKQLTPARYIGNAVAQAKRI is encoded by the coding sequence ATGCAGCTTTCCTCGCTCACCGCGGTTTCCCCCGTCGACGGCCGCTACGCCGGCAAAACCAGCGCACTGCGCCCCATCTTCAGCGAATACGGTCTGATCCGTAGCCGCGTACTGGTCGAAGTGCGCTGGCTGCAACGTCTGGCCGCCCATGAAGGCGTCCCGGAAGTCGCGCCCTTCTCCGCCGAAGCCAACGCCGTGCTCAACGAGCTGGCCGAGAACTTCGCGGTCGAGCACGCCGAGCGCGTCAAGGAAATCGAGCGCACCACCAATCACGACGTGAAAGCCGTGGAGTACCTGCTCAAGGAACAGGCTGCCAAGCTGCCGGAACTGGACAAGGTCAGCGAGTTCATCCACTTCGCCTGCACCAGCGAGGACATCAACAACCTGTCCCACGCCCTGATGCTGCGCGAAGGCCGTGACAGCGTACTGCTGCCATTGATGAAGCAGATCGCCAACTCCATTCGCGAACTGGCGGTGAAGTTCGCCGACGTGCCAATGCTCTCGCGCACCCACGGCCAGCCAGCTTCGCCGACTACCCTGGGCAAGGAACTGGCCAACGTCGTCTACCGCCTCGAGCGCCAGATCGCTCAGGTCGCCGCCGTACCGCTGCTGGGCAAGATCAACGGCGCCGTGGGCAACTACAACGCCCACCTGTCGGCCTACCCGAGCATCGACTGGGAAGCCAACGCCCGTCAGTTCATCGAAGGCGACCTGGGCCTGACCTGGAACCCCTACACCACCCAGATCGAGCCGCACGACTACATCGCCGAACTGTTCGACGCCATCGCCCGCTTCAACACCATCCTCATCGACTTCGACCGCGACGTCTGGGGCTACATCTCCCTCGGCTACTTCAAGCAGAAGACCGTGGCCGGCGAAATCGGCTCCTCGACCATGCCGCACAAGGTCAACCCGATCGACTTCGAGAACTCCGAAGGCAACTTAGGGATAGCCAACGCGATCTTCCAGCACCTGGCCAGCAAGCTGCCGATCTCCCGCTGGCAGCGCGACCTGACCGACTCCACCGTGCTGCGCAACCTGGGTGTCGGCTTCGCTCACAGCGTCATCGCTTACGAAGCAAGTCTCAAGGGAATCAGCAAGTTGGAGCTCAATGTTCAACGTATTGCTGAAGATCTGGACGCTTGCTGGGAAGTGCTCGCCGAGCCGATCCAGACCGTCATGCGCCGCTACGCCATCGAGAACCCGTACGAGAAGCTCAAGGAATTGACCCGCGGCAAGGGTATCAGCGCCGAGGCGCTGCAAACTTTCATCGACGGCCTGGACATGCCAGCCGCCGCCAAGAAAGAGCTCAAGCAACTGACCCCGGCGCGCTACATTGGTAACGCCGTGGCCCAGGCCAAGCGTATCTGA
- a CDS encoding aminotransferase-like domain-containing protein yields the protein MPKQTLAQKVADAIARQIAEGALLEGNKLPSLREYMRLHGYSKNTVITAYEHLASQGLVEARHGKGFFVCKNLKVRTEDDDSQPYTRALDTIWMMRQQFVRDPGHSHLGEGFPPIEWLMDMRLDKFHRQVVRGGVSTLFRYGTRLGNPDLRQRLVQKLADYQIAVSQRQLVTTLGANHGMDLIIRRYVMPGDTVLVEDPGYYPLFGKLQLQGARMLGIPREADGPDLDALEHALKKHRPKLFFLQSVGHNPTGSDLSPAKAHHLLQIAEAHDLLLVENDAMADFKPSSAIKLTALDQSERTLYLGSFSKSISAALRVGFIAGSKKRIEELADLKMLLHNSGAEYSERTIDVILAEGHFLRHLSRLQERLRAATKRGLEVLDGLGAEVFCRPEQSLYLWARFPGADDANILTRQCLSQGVMLAPGSIFAVDRQMPVAWTRLNVAYLDDPAFRRSLTHLGLAR from the coding sequence ATGCCCAAACAAACCCTTGCGCAAAAAGTTGCTGACGCAATTGCCAGGCAGATCGCCGAAGGCGCCCTGCTGGAAGGCAACAAACTGCCATCGCTGCGCGAGTACATGCGCCTGCATGGGTACTCCAAGAACACCGTGATCACTGCCTACGAACACCTGGCATCACAGGGACTGGTAGAGGCTCGGCACGGCAAGGGCTTCTTCGTCTGCAAGAACCTGAAAGTCCGCACGGAGGATGACGATTCACAGCCTTACACCCGAGCGCTGGATACCATCTGGATGATGCGTCAGCAGTTCGTGCGCGACCCTGGCCACTCGCACCTGGGCGAGGGATTTCCACCGATTGAATGGCTGATGGATATGCGCCTGGACAAATTCCATCGGCAAGTGGTGCGCGGCGGGGTTTCAACCCTGTTTCGCTACGGAACACGACTGGGCAACCCCGACCTGCGCCAGCGCCTGGTACAGAAACTGGCGGACTACCAGATTGCCGTTTCGCAACGGCAACTGGTGACCACCCTGGGCGCCAACCACGGCATGGATCTGATCATCCGTCGCTACGTGATGCCTGGCGACACGGTTCTGGTTGAGGATCCGGGCTACTACCCATTGTTCGGAAAGCTGCAACTGCAAGGGGCACGCATGCTCGGCATTCCACGGGAAGCCGATGGCCCGGATCTGGATGCGCTGGAACACGCTCTGAAAAAACACAGGCCCAAGCTGTTCTTCCTTCAATCCGTGGGCCATAACCCGACCGGCTCCGACCTCTCACCAGCCAAGGCGCACCATCTGCTGCAGATAGCAGAAGCGCATGATCTTCTGCTGGTGGAAAACGACGCCATGGCCGACTTCAAACCCAGTTCTGCGATAAAACTGACGGCTCTGGATCAGTCCGAACGCACCCTTTATCTGGGCAGCTTTTCCAAATCGATTTCCGCCGCCTTGCGTGTCGGCTTCATCGCCGGCAGCAAGAAACGCATCGAGGAACTGGCCGATCTGAAGATGCTGCTGCACAACAGTGGCGCCGAGTACAGTGAACGTACCATCGACGTGATCCTCGCCGAAGGGCACTTCCTGCGCCACCTGTCGCGCCTTCAGGAGCGCTTGCGGGCCGCCACCAAGCGCGGCCTGGAAGTGCTCGATGGACTGGGCGCAGAGGTGTTCTGCCGGCCCGAACAGAGCCTCTATCTGTGGGCCCGCTTTCCTGGCGCCGACGACGCCAACATCCTTACCCGCCAGTGCCTGAGCCAGGGCGTGATGCTTGCTCCGGGCTCGATTTTCGCGGTCGACCGACAGATGCCCGTGGCCTGGACGCGGCTCAATGTCGCCTACCTGGATGACCCGGCCTTTCGCCGCAGCCTGACGCACCTGGGGCTTGCGCGATAA
- a CDS encoding ribosomal protein uL16 3-hydroxylase, giving the protein MNPDTPLQLLGGLTAREFLRDYWQKKPLLVRQAIPDFESPISPDELAGLALEEEVESRLVIEHGERPWELQRGPFNEDTFQELPERDWTLLVQAVDQFVPEVAELLEDFKFLPKWRIDDLMISFAAPGGGVGPHFDNYDVFLLQAHGHRRWQVGQMCDSDSPLLPHADLKILAQFEPTDEWVLAPGDMLYLPPCLAHCGTAEDDCMTYSVGFRAPSAAEVLTHFTDFLGQFLPDEERYSDADIQPSEDPNQIQRDALERLKALLNEHMSDERLLMTWFGQFMTEPKYPELVAGIEIEEEDFLGALENGAILIRNPSARMAWSEVGEDLVLFASGQSRLVSARLRELLKLICSADALHVENLGAWLAEDEGRTLLWELVKQGSLGFADE; this is encoded by the coding sequence ATGAATCCTGATACTCCGCTGCAATTGCTGGGTGGCCTCACAGCCCGTGAATTCCTGCGCGACTACTGGCAGAAGAAGCCGCTGCTAGTGCGTCAGGCGATCCCGGACTTCGAAAGCCCGATCAGCCCGGACGAGCTGGCTGGCCTGGCGCTGGAAGAAGAAGTCGAATCGCGCCTGGTGATCGAGCACGGCGAGCGCCCCTGGGAACTGCAGCGCGGCCCGTTCAACGAAGACACCTTCCAGGAACTGCCCGAGCGCGACTGGACGCTACTGGTACAAGCCGTCGACCAGTTCGTTCCGGAAGTGGCCGAACTGCTGGAAGACTTCAAGTTCCTGCCCAAGTGGCGCATCGACGACTTGATGATCAGCTTCGCTGCGCCCGGCGGCGGCGTCGGCCCGCATTTCGACAACTACGACGTATTCCTGCTGCAGGCTCACGGTCATCGCCGCTGGCAAGTTGGCCAGATGTGCGATTCCGACAGCCCGCTGCTCCCCCACGCCGATCTGAAGATCCTGGCTCAATTCGAACCAACCGATGAATGGGTGCTGGCACCCGGCGACATGCTTTACCTGCCGCCCTGCCTCGCCCACTGTGGCACCGCTGAGGATGATTGCATGACCTATTCCGTGGGCTTCCGCGCGCCGAGCGCCGCTGAAGTACTGACCCATTTCACTGACTTCCTCGGCCAGTTCCTGCCCGACGAAGAGCGTTACAGCGATGCCGACATCCAGCCGAGCGAGGATCCCAACCAGATCCAGCGCGACGCCCTGGAACGCCTCAAGGCCCTGCTCAACGAACACATGAGCGATGAGCGCCTGCTGATGACCTGGTTCGGCCAGTTCATGACCGAGCCCAAGTACCCGGAACTGGTCGCCGGCATCGAAATCGAGGAAGAAGACTTCCTCGGCGCCCTGGAAAATGGCGCGATCCTCATCCGCAACCCCAGCGCGCGTATGGCCTGGTCGGAAGTGGGTGAAGACCTGGTGCTGTTCGCCAGCGGCCAGAGCCGCCTGGTTTCTGCCCGCCTACGCGAGCTGCTGAAACTGATCTGCAGCGCCGATGCGTTACATGTGGAAAACCTCGGCGCCTGGCTGGCCGAGGACGAGGGGCGTACCCTGCTGTGGGAACTGGTCAAGCAAGGCAGCCTGGGATTTGCCGATGAGTGA